From Pseudomonas sp. LS1212, the proteins below share one genomic window:
- a CDS encoding penicillin-binding protein 2, whose translation MKLEGALYPWRFRVVLGLLALMVGAIVWRIVDLQVIDHDFLKGQGDARSLRHIPIPAHRGLITDRNGEPLAVSTPVTTLWGNPKEMQQAKDKWPSLAAALRQDPKQLSERLEQQANKEFIYLVRGLTPEQGQLVLDLKVPGVYGIEEFRRFYPAGDVAAHMVGFTDLDDHGREGVELAYDDWLAGVPGKRQVIKDRRGRLIKDIQVTKNAKAGKALALSIDLRLQYLASRELRNAIVENNAKAGSLVIMDVKTGEVLAMANQPTYNPNNRRSMFPSAMRNRAIIDVFEPGSTVKPISMSAALQTGRWKPTDKVEVYPGTLQLGRYTIRDVSKTEGPVLDLTGILINSSNVGMSKVAFDIGGESIYRMMSSLGLGQYTGLGFPGERVGNLPNHREWRKAETATLSYGYGLSVTALQLVHAYAAMANDGRLVPLSILKVDKEPESAQVIPVETAKTIQGMLQQVIEAPRGVFRAQVPAYHVGGKSGTARKATIGSKGYTENAYRSLFAGFGPMSNPRYAIVVVIDEPGKGGYYGGLISAPVFSKVMSGTLRLMNIPPDNLPTATPQQQADAALAKGGRG comes from the coding sequence ATGAAACTCGAAGGTGCACTTTACCCCTGGCGGTTTCGTGTGGTGCTTGGTCTGCTGGCACTGATGGTGGGTGCCATCGTCTGGCGCATCGTCGACCTGCAAGTCATCGACCATGACTTCCTCAAGGGGCAGGGTGATGCGCGCAGCCTTCGTCATATCCCGATTCCCGCGCACCGTGGCTTGATCACCGACCGTAACGGCGAGCCGCTGGCCGTCAGTACGCCGGTCACGACCCTGTGGGGCAACCCCAAGGAAATGCAGCAGGCCAAGGACAAATGGCCGTCGCTGGCGGCTGCCTTGCGACAAGACCCCAAGCAGTTGAGCGAGCGCCTGGAGCAGCAGGCCAATAAAGAATTCATTTACCTGGTCCGTGGCCTGACGCCGGAACAGGGGCAGCTGGTGCTTGACCTCAAAGTGCCCGGTGTCTATGGCATCGAAGAGTTTCGGCGCTTCTACCCGGCAGGTGATGTCGCGGCGCACATGGTCGGCTTCACCGACCTCGATGACCACGGTCGCGAAGGTGTCGAACTGGCCTATGACGACTGGCTGGCCGGGGTTCCCGGCAAGCGACAGGTCATCAAGGACCGACGAGGTCGGTTGATCAAGGATATCCAGGTCACCAAAAACGCCAAGGCCGGCAAGGCCTTGGCGTTGTCCATCGACCTGCGCCTGCAATACCTGGCCAGCCGCGAGCTGCGCAACGCCATCGTCGAGAACAATGCCAAGGCCGGCAGTCTGGTCATCATGGACGTGAAAACTGGCGAAGTGCTGGCCATGGCCAACCAGCCGACCTACAACCCGAACAACCGCCGCAGCATGTTCCCGTCGGCGATGCGCAACCGCGCCATCATCGATGTGTTCGAGCCGGGTTCCACGGTAAAGCCCATCTCGATGAGCGCAGCCCTGCAGACCGGGCGCTGGAAGCCGACCGACAAGGTCGAAGTCTATCCGGGCACCCTGCAGCTGGGGCGCTACACCATTCGCGACGTGTCCAAGACCGAAGGGCCGGTACTGGACCTGACCGGCATTCTGATCAACTCCAGTAACGTGGGGATGAGCAAGGTGGCGTTCGATATCGGTGGCGAGTCCATTTATCGCATGATGTCCTCGCTGGGCCTTGGGCAGTACACCGGCCTGGGTTTCCCGGGTGAGCGGGTCGGCAACCTGCCGAACCATCGCGAGTGGCGCAAGGCCGAGACGGCCACGCTGTCCTATGGCTATGGCCTGTCGGTCACGGCGCTGCAGTTGGTTCATGCCTATGCAGCGATGGCCAACGATGGTCGACTGGTACCGCTGAGCATTCTCAAGGTCGACAAGGAGCCGGAGTCGGCTCAGGTGATTCCGGTTGAAACCGCGAAGACCATCCAGGGCATGTTGCAACAGGTGATCGAGGCGCCGCGTGGGGTGTTCCGCGCTCAAGTGCCGGCCTATCACGTGGGTGGCAAGAGTGGTACCGCGCGTAAAGCCACTATCGGCTCCAAAGGCTACACAGAAAACGCCTATCGCTCGCTGTTCGCCGGTTTCGGTCCTATGAGCAACCCTCGCTACGCCATCGTCGTGGTGATCGACGAGCCAGGCAAGGGCGGCTATTACGGTGGTCTGATTTCGGCGCCGGTTTTCAGCAAGGTGATGTCCGGGACACTGCGATTGATGAATATTCCACCAGATAACTTGCCGACGGCAACTCCACAGCAGCAAGCCGATGCTGC
- the ftsL gene encoding cell division protein FtsL — MSRLFAKPLPGGSFLMLLLFVGVLVSAIGVSYSAHWSRQLLNTLYGELSERDKAQAEWGRLILEQSTWTAHSRIETLASEQLKMRIPGAAEVRMVAP; from the coding sequence GTGAGCAGGCTATTCGCAAAACCCCTGCCAGGCGGAAGCTTCCTGATGCTTCTGCTGTTTGTCGGCGTGCTCGTTTCGGCGATCGGGGTGTCATACAGTGCACATTGGAGCCGCCAGTTGCTCAACACCCTGTACGGGGAGTTGAGCGAGCGTGACAAGGCCCAGGCCGAATGGGGGCGGTTGATCCTCGAGCAAAGTACCTGGACTGCCCACAGTCGTATCGAAACCCTGGCCAGTGAACAGCTGAAAATGCGCATTCCCGGCGCCGCGGAAGTCCGCATGGTGGCGCCATGA
- the rsmH gene encoding 16S rRNA (cytosine(1402)-N(4))-methyltransferase RsmH, with product MTIDSGFNHITVLLDEAVEALAVRDDGCYLDGTFGRGGHSRLILQNLGADGRLLGFDKDPQAIATGQALAAEDGRFVIVQRSFAELGAEVAQRGLAGKVSGVLLDLGVSSPQLDDPERGFSFLNDGPLDMRMDPSRGISAADFIATAPEEEIARVFKEYGEERFAKRMARAVVLRRETQRFERTADLAEVLKVANPAWEKGKNPATRAFQGLRIHVNNELADLEAGLEAALESLEIGGRLVVISFHSLEDRIVKLFMRRHAKGEADNLPRNLPVRFQAFEPKIKVHGKAQFASEAELKANPRSRSAVMRVAEKLR from the coding sequence GTGACTATAGATAGCGGCTTTAACCACATCACCGTACTGCTTGACGAAGCCGTCGAGGCTCTCGCCGTACGCGACGATGGCTGCTATTTGGACGGCACCTTCGGTCGCGGCGGTCACAGCCGCCTGATTCTCCAGAACCTGGGGGCCGATGGTCGGTTGCTGGGGTTCGACAAGGATCCACAAGCGATTGCCACCGGACAAGCGCTGGCGGCCGAAGACGGCCGCTTTGTCATTGTGCAACGCAGTTTTGCCGAGCTGGGCGCCGAAGTCGCCCAGCGTGGCCTGGCCGGCAAGGTCAGTGGCGTGCTGCTCGATCTGGGCGTTTCGTCGCCGCAGCTCGACGACCCTGAGCGCGGCTTCAGTTTCCTCAACGACGGTCCTCTGGATATGCGCATGGATCCGTCCCGCGGGATCAGCGCGGCCGACTTCATCGCCACTGCGCCAGAAGAAGAGATCGCCCGGGTATTCAAGGAATACGGCGAAGAGCGTTTTGCCAAACGCATGGCCCGTGCCGTGGTATTGCGTCGCGAGACCCAGCGTTTCGAGCGCACGGCCGATCTTGCCGAAGTACTCAAGGTGGCCAATCCGGCCTGGGAAAAGGGCAAGAACCCGGCCACCCGTGCATTTCAGGGCTTGCGTATCCACGTCAATAACGAACTGGCCGACCTGGAGGCCGGGCTTGAGGCTGCCCTGGAATCGCTCGAGATCGGCGGGCGTCTGGTGGTGATCAGCTTCCACTCGCTGGAAGACCGTATCGTCAAACTGTTCATGCGTCGTCACGCCAAGGGCGAAGCCGACAACCTGCCACGCAATCTGCCGGTACGCTTTCAGGCGTTCGAGCCCAAGATCAAGGTCCACGGCAAGGCGCAGTTTGCCTCCGAGGCCGAGCTCAAGGCCAACCCGCGCTCGCGTAGCGCCGTCATGCGCGTGGCGGAGAAGCTGCGGTGA
- the mraZ gene encoding division/cell wall cluster transcriptional repressor MraZ: protein MFRGANAISLDAKGRLAMPSRYRDELVSRSSGQLIVTIDAVDPCLCVYPLDEWELIETKLRALPSLREENRRLQRLLIGNAVDLELDGSGRFLVPPRLREYARLDKRAMLVGQLNKFQLWDEDAWNAVSAADLVAIQQPGAMPDELRDLIL from the coding sequence GTGTTTCGCGGAGCTAACGCTATCAGTCTCGACGCCAAGGGCCGTCTCGCGATGCCGAGCCGGTATCGTGACGAGCTGGTTTCGCGTAGCTCCGGGCAGCTGATCGTGACCATTGATGCCGTCGACCCTTGCTTATGTGTATATCCCCTCGATGAGTGGGAATTGATTGAAACCAAATTGCGCGCCTTGCCTTCATTGCGTGAAGAGAACCGCCGTCTGCAGCGTTTGCTGATCGGCAACGCGGTTGATCTTGAACTCGATGGAAGTGGCCGCTTTTTGGTGCCTCCGCGTCTGCGTGAATACGCCAGGCTCGACAAGCGCGCAATGCTCGTGGGGCAACTGAACAAGTTTCAACTGTGGGACGAGGATGCCTGGAACGCTGTATCTGCAGCGGACCTGGTAGCCATTCAACAACCGGGCGCCATGCCTGACGAACTGCGTGATTTGATCCTGTGA
- the rsmI gene encoding 16S rRNA (cytidine(1402)-2'-O)-methyltransferase, producing the protein MSARALKVLGEVALIAAEDTRHSIRLLQHFGINTPLAACHEHNERDEGSRFLTRLQAGDSVALISDAGTPLISDPGYHLVRQARAAGIAVVPVPGACALIAALSAAGLPSDRFIFEGFLPAKSAGRRARLELLKEEPRTLIFYEAPHRILECLQDLEAIFGAERPALLARELTKTFETLKGLPLAQLREFVEADSNQQRGECVVLVAGWTAPESDEAVSSEVMRILDLLLAEMPLKRAAALAAEITGVRKNVLYQLALEKQKGE; encoded by the coding sequence ATGAGCGCCCGGGCGCTGAAGGTGCTGGGTGAGGTGGCGCTGATCGCTGCAGAAGATACCCGTCATTCGATCCGTTTGCTCCAGCACTTTGGCATCAACACGCCGTTGGCTGCTTGTCATGAACACAATGAGCGCGACGAAGGCAGTCGATTTCTCACACGACTGCAGGCCGGCGACAGCGTTGCATTGATTTCCGATGCCGGTACGCCACTGATTTCCGACCCGGGCTATCACCTGGTGCGCCAGGCGCGTGCGGCGGGAATTGCGGTGGTGCCGGTTCCCGGGGCCTGCGCCTTGATTGCGGCCCTGTCGGCGGCAGGCTTGCCGTCGGATCGCTTCATTTTCGAAGGTTTCCTGCCGGCCAAGTCGGCGGGGCGCCGGGCTCGTCTGGAATTGCTGAAGGAAGAGCCGCGCACGCTGATCTTTTACGAGGCGCCGCATCGCATTCTCGAGTGCCTGCAGGATCTGGAGGCAATCTTCGGCGCCGAGCGGCCCGCCCTGTTGGCGCGTGAGCTGACCAAGACGTTCGAGACGCTCAAGGGCTTGCCGCTGGCGCAGTTGCGCGAGTTTGTCGAAGCCGACAGCAATCAGCAGCGCGGCGAGTGTGTCGTGTTGGTGGCGGGCTGGACGGCCCCTGAAAGCGACGAGGCGGTCAGCAGTGAGGTGATGCGCATCCTCGATCTGCTGCTCGCTGAAATGCCACTGAAGCGGGCGGCAGCGCTGGCGGCGGAAATTACCGGGGTGCGCAAGAACGTGCTGTATCAGCTTGCCCTGGAAAAACAGAAGGGCGAGTAA